Proteins from a single region of Candidatus Woesearchaeota archaeon:
- a CDS encoding carbamoyltransferase, which yields MYILGISCYYHDASAALLKDGKVVAAAEEERFTRKKHDKSFPINALKFCLKSQNISSKDIAFIGFYEKPLLKFERLLSQHLECFPLSLKTFLKSMPQWITSRLRITKTIKKNLQYTGDVFFVEHHLAHAASAFLVSPYEKAAIVTIDGVGEWSTATFGVGNKNEINLIKEIRFPSSLGLLYSTITAYLGFSVNNSEYKVMGLSPYGEMNKEKNVYYPKLKQVIDIKEDGSFRLDMDYFKFHFSDRMPSKKLCMLLGSNPRKGYEEVTQRHKDIAAALQLITEEVMTKILHHVHQVTKEDAIVLAGGVALNSVYNGKILKTTPFKKIWIQPNASDGGTSIGVAAYVYHTILKHKRTFVESSAYLGPSYTDEEIKQFLDNNHIKYTAFSNQEQLIKTTAKLIFENKVVGWFQGSMEWGPRALGSRSILANPCNPKAKELLNEKVKHREKFRPFAPVVCEDEALTYFDCDEPIPEPTDYMLMVYPVKKQWQKKIPSVTHVDGSGRLQTIRRHQNQLYYDLIKEFGKLSGIPILINTSFNIRGEPIVCTPYDGYKCMMGTGIDCLVIGKFLVKREDNSQDKWDSEKYATD from the coding sequence ATGTATATTTTAGGAATAAGTTGTTATTATCATGATGCGTCAGCAGCATTATTAAAAGACGGCAAAGTAGTTGCAGCTGCAGAAGAAGAACGTTTCACCAGAAAAAAACATGATAAATCATTTCCCATCAATGCACTCAAGTTTTGCTTAAAAAGCCAAAATATCTCTAGTAAAGACATTGCATTTATTGGTTTTTATGAAAAGCCGTTGTTAAAATTCGAACGGTTGTTAAGTCAGCATCTTGAATGTTTTCCATTAAGCTTGAAAACCTTCTTAAAATCAATGCCGCAATGGATTACTTCTCGGTTAAGAATCACAAAAACAATAAAAAAGAACTTGCAATATACGGGCGATGTTTTTTTTGTCGAGCATCATCTTGCCCATGCAGCAAGCGCTTTTCTTGTTTCGCCGTATGAAAAAGCAGCGATTGTAACTATTGATGGCGTAGGCGAATGGTCAACAGCAACATTTGGGGTAGGAAATAAAAATGAGATTAATTTAATCAAAGAGATAAGATTCCCCTCATCGCTTGGTTTATTATATTCAACGATCACAGCGTATTTAGGATTCAGTGTTAACAATTCAGAATACAAAGTAATGGGTTTAAGCCCTTATGGAGAAATGAATAAAGAAAAAAATGTGTATTATCCCAAATTAAAGCAAGTTATTGACATTAAAGAGGATGGAAGCTTTCGTTTGGATATGGATTATTTCAAATTTCATTTCAGTGATAGAATGCCCTCCAAAAAACTCTGCATGCTTCTCGGCAGTAATCCGAGAAAAGGATATGAAGAAGTTACGCAGCGTCATAAAGATATTGCTGCAGCATTGCAGTTGATTACTGAAGAAGTCATGACTAAAATACTGCATCATGTTCATCAAGTTACTAAGGAAGATGCGATAGTTCTTGCAGGAGGGGTAGCCTTAAACAGCGTTTACAATGGGAAAATTCTAAAGACTACGCCTTTTAAAAAAATTTGGATTCAGCCAAATGCTTCAGATGGTGGAACAAGTATTGGTGTTGCAGCATATGTCTATCACACAATTCTAAAACACAAACGCACTTTTGTTGAAAGTTCAGCGTATCTCGGGCCATCGTATACTGATGAAGAAATAAAACAATTTCTCGATAATAATCATATTAAGTACACAGCCTTTTCTAATCAAGAACAGTTAATAAAAACAACGGCAAAGTTGATTTTCGAAAACAAGGTTGTTGGTTGGTTTCAAGGAAGTATGGAATGGGGTCCAAGAGCTTTAGGGAGCAGGAGTATTTTGGCAAATCCCTGTAATCCCAAAGCAAAAGAATTATTAAATGAAAAAGTAAAACATCGTGAGAAATTCAGACCTTTTGCGCCAGTAGTTTGCGAAGATGAAGCATTAACCTATTTTGACTGTGATGAACCGATTCCAGAGCCAACAGATTATATGTTGATGGTGTATCCTGTTAAGAAGCAATGGCAAAAGAAAATTCCTTCAGTAACTCATGTTGATGGGTCGGGAAGACTGCAAACTATTCGCCGCCATCAGAATCAGCTGTATTATGATCTTATTAAAGAATTTGGAAAACTCTCAGGTATTCCCATTTTAATTAACACGTCTTTTAATATTCGCGGAGAACCAATTGTCTGTACACCTTATGATGGTTATAAATGTATGATGGGAACAGGAATAGATTGTCTTGTCATTGGGAAATTTCTCGTCAAACGGGAAGATAATTCTCAAGACAAATGGGATAGTGAAAAATATGCAACTGATTGA
- a CDS encoding glycosyltransferase family 2 protein: MYQNKKVCLVIPAYNEKRLIKPTLTHVPDTIDRIYVIDDASTDGMGDVVKEVMKKDKRISLIQHKKNKGVGAGIITGYNYALKEGYDIAVVIGGDYQMDLGDLPNFLDPLINDEADYTKGNRFLYAKGIPDVMPSHRLFGNSMLSLMTKIASGYYKVFDTMDGYTAINKKALEVVDWKNAWKGYGYPAEFLIRLNAYGLKVKDVPRRAIYLKGERQSQIKVVKYMLKVMPMLMRGFFWRLGNKYVLRDFHPLVFFYIMGLMLFPLGLLLGFWIMYRLTFNLGISINWAILCALLVITGFQSILFAMFFDMEQSK, encoded by the coding sequence ATGTACCAAAATAAAAAAGTTTGTTTAGTAATTCCTGCTTATAACGAAAAAAGATTAATAAAACCAACCCTAACTCATGTTCCAGATACTATTGATAGAATCTATGTTATTGATGATGCTTCTACTGATGGGATGGGAGATGTTGTTAAAGAAGTGATGAAGAAAGATAAAAGAATTTCTCTGATTCAGCATAAGAAAAATAAAGGTGTTGGTGCAGGTATTATTACAGGATATAATTATGCTCTTAAAGAAGGTTATGATATTGCAGTAGTTATTGGCGGAGATTATCAAATGGATTTAGGGGATTTGCCGAATTTTTTAGATCCTCTGATTAATGATGAAGCAGATTATACAAAGGGAAATAGGTTTTTGTACGCAAAAGGGATTCCTGACGTTATGCCAAGTCATAGATTATTTGGAAATTCAATGTTATCATTAATGACTAAAATTGCTTCGGGGTATTACAAAGTGTTTGACACCATGGATGGGTACACAGCAATTAATAAAAAAGCCTTAGAAGTTGTTGATTGGAAAAATGCTTGGAAAGGATATGGGTATCCGGCAGAATTTCTTATTAGATTAAATGCTTATGGATTAAAGGTAAAAGATGTTCCTCGACGGGCTATTTATTTAAAAGGTGAACGACAGTCGCAAATTAAGGTAGTGAAATATATGCTGAAAGTAATGCCTATGCTGATGAGAGGTTTTTTTTGGCGTTTAGGAAACAAATATGTTTTGCGAGATTTCCATCCCCTGGTATTCTTTTATATTATGGGTTTAATGCTTTTTCCGTTAGGATTATTATTAGGGTTTTGGATAATGTATCGTTTAACCTTCAATTTGGGTATTTCTATTAATTGGGCAATTTTATGTGCATTATTAGTGATAACAGGTTTTCAATCAATTCTTTTCGCAATGTTTTTTGATATGGAACAAAGCAAATAG
- a CDS encoding methyltransferase domain-containing protein: protein MDERIRLKRIGSYASGNVLDIGCAANPNPYLKNVIGMDLNDKVKLPSNYIKLVSHNVHEKFPFKDNTFDTVVAGEILEHLENPFAFLRECKRVVKKGGRVIITTPNSCYLPIFFCDLFMIKRFYFQREYGLYSGEVHLHHFTPRMLDRMFHYCGLKIIRREGIPYLPLPIPRNLRYQLLYIGTKQISGNKP, encoded by the coding sequence ATGGATGAAAGAATTAGGTTAAAAAGAATAGGGAGTTATGCTTCCGGCAACGTGCTTGATATTGGTTGCGCTGCAAACCCTAATCCTTATCTTAAAAACGTCATTGGCATGGATTTAAATGATAAGGTTAAACTACCGAGCAATTATATTAAATTAGTATCACACAATGTTCATGAAAAATTTCCTTTCAAAGATAATACTTTTGACACTGTTGTTGCAGGAGAAATCCTTGAACATCTTGAAAATCCTTTTGCCTTTTTACGAGAATGCAAACGCGTTGTGAAAAAAGGAGGGCGTGTTATTATTACCACACCTAATTCCTGCTATCTTCCTATTTTTTTCTGTGATCTGTTCATGATCAAACGATTTTACTTTCAACGTGAATATGGATTGTACAGCGGAGAAGTTCATCTCCACCATTTTACTCCCCGGATGCTTGACCGGATGTTTCATTATTGCGGATTGAAAATTATCAGACGAGAAGGCATTCCTTATCTTCCCCTGCCAATTCCGCGAAATTTGCGGTATCAACTGTTATATATTGGAACAAAGCAAATAAGCGGTAATAAACCATAA